A genomic stretch from Desulfohalobium retbaense DSM 5692 includes:
- a CDS encoding ABC transporter substrate-binding protein has protein sequence MGQDMYTTADRPSKGGLIAAAVLGALLILLAALVPGCPVQRDSNSDSPISTGVTENQIFLGSSLALEGHAGYLGSQLYHGAMAYIREINAQGGVHGRRIVVRAYDDSYEPPQCLANTQRLIIEDQVFALFSYVGTPTTVKVVPMIEDAEIPLVGMFTGANGLREPYNRLLINIRPSYYQETAAIVRHLVEGLEKERIAVFYQFDAYGFDGLAGTELALRQYDLTPVARGSYIRGTLDVSDALRRIRTSRADAVVMIGTSKPCAKLIQMARRSGYTPTFYALSFVGAEDLAYHLARYSVDDASVFMSQVVPPPTAAATEEILPLAREYIQLLKRYYPEETPNVVGLEGYLNARILVEGLRRAGRDLTRERFLQAFQQMRNFDLGGRTRIRFGPQDNQGLDEVYLTRLQDGAFQLLEE, from the coding sequence ATGGGACAGGATATGTACACCACTGCTGACAGACCAAGCAAGGGGGGGCTGATTGCCGCCGCCGTCCTCGGTGCGCTGCTCATCCTGCTGGCCGCGTTAGTCCCCGGCTGTCCGGTCCAGCGCGACTCCAACTCTGACAGCCCTATCTCCACCGGGGTCACGGAAAATCAGATCTTTCTTGGCTCATCCCTGGCGCTGGAAGGCCACGCCGGGTATCTCGGCTCACAGCTCTACCACGGGGCCATGGCCTATATCCGGGAGATCAACGCCCAGGGGGGCGTTCACGGCCGGCGTATTGTGGTCCGAGCTTACGACGACAGCTACGAACCGCCGCAATGTCTGGCCAACACCCAGCGGCTGATCATTGAAGACCAGGTTTTTGCCCTCTTTTCTTATGTCGGCACACCGACCACGGTGAAGGTGGTGCCGATGATCGAGGACGCCGAGATCCCCCTGGTGGGCATGTTCACCGGCGCCAACGGACTCAGGGAGCCGTACAATCGGCTGCTGATCAATATTCGGCCCTCGTATTACCAGGAGACCGCGGCCATTGTCCGGCATCTCGTCGAAGGCCTCGAGAAGGAACGGATCGCCGTGTTTTACCAGTTCGACGCCTACGGCTTCGACGGACTGGCCGGGACCGAACTGGCCCTGCGGCAGTACGATCTGACCCCGGTGGCGCGCGGCTCCTACATTCGCGGCACCCTGGATGTCAGCGACGCCCTGCGCCGGATACGCACATCGCGAGCTGACGCCGTGGTCATGATCGGAACCTCGAAACCGTGTGCCAAGCTCATCCAGATGGCCCGCCGCAGTGGCTACACGCCCACCTTCTATGCCCTTTCCTTTGTCGGCGCCGAAGATCTGGCCTACCACTTGGCCAGGTATTCCGTGGATGACGCTTCGGTGTTCATGTCCCAGGTGGTGCCGCCGCCCACCGCAGCGGCCACCGAGGAGATTTTGCCGCTTGCCCGGGAGTATATCCAACTCCTGAAACGGTATTACCCTGAGGAGACGCCGAATGTAGTCGGCCTGGAAGGGTATCTCAACGCCCGTATTCTCGTTGAAGGATTGCGCCGGGCCGGGCGGGACTTAACGAGGGAGCGGTTTCTTCAGGCTTTTCAGCAAATGCGGAATTTCGATCTTGGCGGCCGAACCCGCATCCGGTTCGGGCCCCAGGACAATCAGGGGTTGGACGAAGTCTATCTGACTCGACTGCAGGATGGGGCGTTTCAGTTGTTGGAGGAATGA
- a CDS encoding ATP-binding protein, producing MLTVILVISVAIAFLARWILVSGLTSELKMRGVAIARSISERGGGYILDKEYPQLLSLIFDEAQLRERHHLIDYIYVLDREHTVLAHTFTRPFPESLHMANPIPPGARESMQLVPVAEGEAFDIGVPIKEGIYRIGTVHVGLNKSHIDSLVYKLRVTFLGFISAVVVIVFVISHLLAKYITRPIRSLTGAADELSRGNFDVSLEDLSGVELGDKLQQCPAYRDTNVPCWHLDGASPNDGCPEDIAQDEPQCRECVFYRPRSGDEVSQLATAFRNMVGSIRLYRKRLQESEEKYRSLFASGPDPVFVLAQEDMRILDANPRAQEIYEYGADELRGMPFAELAPDQAQKCVHDFVEDMPMQGCVYYPKEIHYKRDQHPFFVNAHACVISYTGCPALIVACTDITEMIEKDAQLIQAAKMKSLGEMSAGIAHELNQPLNAIKMGSDFLALTVERGTELPPERWQGVVHEISAQVDRAAGIIATLRAFGRKETLSKDVLDINEPIKAVLSILRQQFQLHNVDFHLALGQNLPPVLAQDTRLQQVFFNLFTNAKEAIEELRRSSPQAEGTIHVRTWAADGRVCAAVCDTGPGIPDSLRQTLFEPFVSSKSSGQGMGLGLAITQSLVRDYQGTITIDSTPGEGACFTVSFPVAKTAPGVLQRSTP from the coding sequence ATGCTGACCGTTATACTGGTCATCAGTGTAGCCATCGCTTTTCTGGCCCGGTGGATACTGGTCTCCGGGCTGACGAGTGAGCTCAAGATGCGGGGTGTGGCTATTGCCCGGAGCATCTCTGAGCGCGGCGGCGGCTATATCCTGGACAAGGAGTACCCGCAATTGTTGAGTCTCATCTTTGACGAGGCCCAATTGCGGGAGCGTCACCATCTGATCGACTACATCTACGTCCTCGACCGTGAGCACACTGTCCTGGCCCACACCTTTACCAGGCCGTTTCCCGAATCGTTGCACATGGCCAATCCCATCCCGCCCGGCGCCCGGGAAAGCATGCAATTGGTGCCGGTGGCCGAGGGAGAAGCCTTTGACATCGGCGTGCCCATCAAAGAAGGCATCTACCGCATCGGCACGGTCCACGTCGGATTGAACAAGAGCCACATCGACAGCCTTGTCTACAAACTCCGGGTGACTTTTCTGGGGTTTATCTCCGCGGTCGTGGTCATCGTATTTGTTATCAGTCATTTGCTGGCGAAATACATCACCAGGCCCATCCGGTCGCTGACCGGCGCCGCTGATGAACTCAGCCGGGGGAATTTCGACGTCTCTCTTGAGGATTTAAGCGGTGTGGAACTGGGCGACAAATTGCAGCAATGCCCGGCCTACCGGGATACGAATGTGCCCTGCTGGCATCTTGACGGGGCGTCGCCGAACGACGGCTGTCCGGAGGACATCGCCCAGGACGAGCCGCAATGCCGGGAATGCGTTTTTTACCGCCCCCGCTCGGGCGACGAGGTCTCCCAATTGGCCACGGCCTTTCGGAACATGGTCGGCTCCATCCGGCTGTATCGCAAACGGCTCCAGGAATCGGAAGAAAAGTACCGCTCCCTGTTTGCCAGCGGACCGGACCCGGTGTTCGTCCTGGCCCAGGAGGATATGCGCATCCTCGATGCCAATCCCCGGGCGCAGGAGATTTACGAATACGGGGCCGACGAGTTGCGGGGTATGCCCTTTGCCGAACTCGCTCCAGATCAGGCCCAGAAATGTGTCCACGATTTCGTCGAAGATATGCCCATGCAGGGGTGTGTCTATTATCCCAAGGAGATCCATTACAAACGGGACCAGCATCCGTTCTTTGTCAATGCCCACGCCTGCGTCATCAGCTACACCGGCTGTCCGGCCCTGATCGTGGCCTGCACCGACATTACGGAGATGATCGAAAAAGACGCCCAACTCATTCAGGCGGCGAAGATGAAGAGCCTTGGCGAGATGTCCGCCGGGATCGCCCATGAGCTCAACCAGCCGTTGAACGCCATCAAGATGGGCAGTGATTTTCTGGCGCTTACGGTGGAGCGGGGGACGGAACTGCCGCCGGAACGGTGGCAGGGCGTGGTCCACGAAATCAGCGCTCAAGTCGACCGGGCCGCCGGCATCATCGCCACCTTGCGGGCGTTTGGTCGCAAAGAGACGCTTTCCAAGGATGTTCTGGACATCAATGAGCCGATCAAGGCGGTGCTCTCTATCCTGCGGCAGCAATTTCAACTCCACAATGTTGATTTTCATCTGGCTCTTGGTCAGAATCTGCCGCCTGTTCTGGCCCAGGACACCCGGTTGCAGCAGGTTTTTTTCAATCTCTTTACCAACGCCAAAGAGGCCATTGAAGAGCTGCGCCGCAGTTCGCCGCAGGCCGAGGGCACTATCCATGTCCGGACCTGGGCGGCGGACGGGCGGGTCTGCGCTGCGGTCTGCGATACCGGGCCCGGTATCCCTGATTCCCTGCGCCAGACCCTTTTCGAGCCCTTTGTCTCCTCGAAGTCGAGCGGGCAGGGCATGGGTTTGGGGCTGGCGATCACCCAGTCCCTGGTCCGCGACTATCAAGGGACCATCACCATCGACAGCACGCCGGGTGAAGGGGCGTGCTTTACGGTATCTTTTCCGGTGGCCAAGACCGCCCCGGGCGTTTTGCAAAGGAGCACCCCATGA
- a CDS encoding response regulator: protein MTEAVLVIDDEQPTLDMFALFLEAFGYTPLTALTGEEGLRLFDAHQPPLVMTDIKMPGMDGIEVLRAIKKRSPATEVIVITGHGDMELALRALECDAADFINKPLGREALETSLERCKERRACSREQEQNIEVQSLESAVVVTAHGHVTSESEPFLRQALERAAAKARGAMVLHFPASVSVNGGGLAALESLLREYPQLRVVCLSENFQEVFRRLGLHELAPLYGSLEEAVGIDIEEN, encoded by the coding sequence ATGACCGAAGCCGTTCTGGTCATTGATGACGAGCAACCCACTTTGGATATGTTCGCCCTGTTTCTGGAGGCCTTTGGCTATACACCGCTCACCGCCCTGACCGGGGAGGAGGGGTTGCGCCTGTTCGACGCCCACCAGCCGCCGCTGGTGATGACGGACATTAAAATGCCGGGCATGGACGGGATTGAGGTCTTGCGGGCGATCAAAAAACGGTCGCCGGCCACCGAAGTCATTGTCATCACCGGGCACGGGGATATGGAACTCGCTTTGCGGGCCCTGGAATGCGACGCCGCCGATTTTATCAATAAGCCGCTGGGCCGCGAGGCCCTGGAGACCTCATTGGAGCGGTGCAAGGAGCGCCGGGCCTGCAGCCGGGAGCAGGAGCAGAATATTGAAGTCCAGTCTCTGGAGTCGGCAGTGGTGGTCACTGCGCACGGCCATGTGACCAGCGAGAGCGAACCGTTTTTGCGCCAAGCCCTGGAGCGGGCCGCAGCAAAGGCGCGTGGGGCGATGGTTCTTCATTTTCCGGCCAGCGTTTCGGTCAACGGCGGCGGGCTGGCGGCCCTTGAAAGCCTGCTGCGGGAGTATCCGCAGCTGCGGGTCGTCTGTCTCTCCGAGAACTTCCAGGAGGTCTTCCGCCGCCTTGGGCTGCATGAGCTGGCGCCGCTGTATGGGTCTTTGGAGGAGGCGGTGGGGATAGATATTGAAGAAAATTGA
- the trmFO gene encoding methylenetetrahydrofolate--tRNA-(uracil(54)-C(5))-methyltransferase (FADH(2)-oxidizing) TrmFO, translating to MSEIHTPQRVAVIGGGLAGSEAAWALAHRDIEVTLFEMKPERFSPAHTESGLAELVCSNSLRSDDTTTAVGQLKREMESAGSLIMDAARKTRVPAGKALAVDRHAFSAAVTSALEAHPRIGLRRQEIRSLTDPALSGFDAVVVAAGPLASETLAADLVQRIGGEDLYFYDAIAPIVNTDSVDMDVAFWASRYNPEEKDYLNCPMDEATYYRFRQALLDGDKVPAREFEKSVHFEGCLPVETLAERGELALAYGPLKPVGLEDPRTGKQAFAVVQLRPENAAKTMCNLVGFQTKLTYPEQKRVFRMIPGLEQAEFVRMGSIHRNTFVNAPRVLLPHLELRDMPGVYLAGQITGVEGYVESAASGFWLGKFLGGRLHGEAVDLPPVETAMGALLGHLSTPNKHFQPMNVNFGLMPPLGVRAKKARRKELYAERADRAWQHWLEGQTTEEQA from the coding sequence ATGTCTGAAATACATACTCCGCAGCGCGTCGCAGTTATCGGCGGCGGGCTGGCTGGCTCGGAAGCAGCCTGGGCCCTGGCCCACCGCGATATCGAAGTAACGCTTTTCGAAATGAAACCGGAGCGGTTCTCCCCGGCGCACACCGAGTCCGGCCTGGCCGAACTGGTCTGTTCCAACTCCTTGCGCTCCGACGACACGACCACGGCGGTTGGCCAGCTCAAGCGGGAAATGGAGTCCGCCGGCAGTCTGATCATGGATGCGGCCCGGAAGACCCGGGTCCCGGCAGGCAAAGCCCTGGCCGTGGACCGGCATGCCTTTTCCGCCGCCGTCACCAGCGCCCTGGAGGCGCACCCTCGTATTGGTCTTCGGCGTCAGGAGATCCGCTCGCTGACCGACCCGGCCCTGTCCGGGTTTGACGCTGTGGTTGTCGCGGCGGGGCCGTTGGCTTCCGAAACCCTGGCCGCGGATCTGGTCCAGCGCATCGGGGGGGAAGATCTCTATTTCTATGACGCCATCGCGCCGATTGTGAACACCGATTCTGTGGACATGGACGTCGCCTTCTGGGCCTCACGCTACAATCCGGAGGAGAAGGACTATCTCAATTGCCCCATGGACGAAGCGACCTATTATCGCTTTCGCCAGGCCCTCCTGGACGGGGACAAGGTGCCGGCGCGGGAGTTTGAAAAGTCGGTCCATTTCGAGGGGTGTCTGCCTGTAGAGACCTTGGCTGAGCGCGGGGAATTGGCCCTGGCCTACGGGCCGCTCAAACCGGTCGGCCTGGAAGACCCGCGGACCGGGAAACAGGCCTTTGCCGTGGTCCAATTGCGTCCCGAAAACGCGGCAAAGACCATGTGCAATCTGGTCGGGTTCCAGACCAAACTGACCTATCCGGAGCAAAAGCGGGTCTTTCGGATGATCCCCGGGCTGGAGCAGGCCGAATTTGTGCGCATGGGGTCCATCCACCGGAATACCTTTGTCAATGCCCCGCGGGTCCTGCTCCCCCATCTGGAACTTCGGGACATGCCGGGCGTTTACCTCGCTGGCCAGATCACCGGGGTCGAAGGGTATGTGGAGTCGGCGGCCAGTGGGTTCTGGCTCGGGAAATTCCTTGGCGGGCGTTTGCACGGCGAAGCGGTGGATCTGCCCCCCGTGGAGACGGCGATGGGGGCGCTTTTGGGGCATCTCTCCACGCCGAACAAGCATTTTCAGCCCATGAACGTGAATTTCGGTCTCATGCCCCCGCTCGGGGTGCGGGCCAAAAAAGCCCGGCGTAAGGAACTCTACGCTGAGCGGGCCGACCGGGCTTGGCAGCATTGGCTGGAGGGGCAAACGACCGAGGAGCAGGCATGA
- a CDS encoding glycosyltransferase family 2 protein translates to MNRERVTGLVLTFNGERVLEQTLASLAFCDEILVVDSGSTDRTLAIAEAAGARILTRAWEGPGPQFAFAFEQVRTNWVVSLDHDEYCTPELQEEIQGVLANPGEMAGWYCPRRSFYFDRFLAHSGWYPDYLLRVFRLERMELKISMPHYSFHPQGPTGKLQGDIVHYPYSGLAEHLEKINSYTQSAAEDKFARGERAGLGKALGHGLARFFKIYVLKRGFLDGRAGLILALNGFFYVFHKYIRVAELGKEEKKKGSVKF, encoded by the coding sequence ATGAACAGGGAACGCGTTACCGGGTTGGTCCTGACGTTCAACGGCGAACGGGTCCTGGAACAGACCCTGGCCTCGCTGGCCTTTTGCGACGAGATCCTGGTGGTCGATTCCGGGAGTACGGACCGGACCCTGGCTATTGCCGAGGCGGCCGGAGCGCGGATTCTGACTCGGGCCTGGGAGGGCCCTGGGCCGCAGTTCGCTTTCGCCTTCGAACAGGTGCGCACCAACTGGGTGGTCTCCCTGGACCACGACGAGTATTGCACGCCGGAACTCCAGGAGGAGATCCAGGGCGTGCTGGCCAATCCCGGCGAGATGGCCGGCTGGTACTGCCCCCGGCGCTCCTTTTATTTTGATCGCTTCCTGGCCCACAGCGGCTGGTACCCGGATTATCTGCTGCGGGTTTTCCGGCTGGAGCGCATGGAACTCAAGATTTCCATGCCCCATTACAGCTTCCATCCTCAGGGCCCTACCGGAAAACTTCAGGGCGACATCGTCCACTATCCCTACAGCGGACTGGCTGAGCATCTGGAGAAAATCAACAGCTATACCCAGAGCGCGGCTGAAGACAAATTCGCGCGCGGCGAACGCGCTGGGCTGGGTAAAGCGTTGGGCCACGGTCTGGCCCGGTTTTTCAAGATCTATGTGCTCAAAAGGGGATTTCTGGACGGGCGGGCCGGGCTGATCCTGGCTCTCAACGGTTTTTTCTATGTCTTCCACAAGTATATCCGGGTGGCGGAGTTGGGGAAGGAGGAGAAGAAGAAGGGAAGTGTCAAGTTTTAG
- a CDS encoding cytochrome c3 family protein — MKKQICFALACLVVVGFAVLPTLQAQMPPSNITYEAPEIMPRLGPSHFSHDSHYAHDCMTCHHMWDGFSEIKSCSAEGCHDQRGTMKMEGSTIYYAFHKKSSQASCLGCHMQLKKAGEPTGPIGCTTCHEKQD; from the coding sequence GTGAAAAAACAGATCTGTTTCGCCCTGGCCTGTTTGGTTGTGGTCGGTTTCGCTGTGCTGCCCACATTGCAAGCCCAGATGCCGCCCTCGAACATCACCTACGAGGCTCCGGAAATCATGCCCCGGCTGGGTCCGAGCCACTTTTCCCATGATTCCCACTACGCCCATGACTGCATGACCTGCCACCATATGTGGGACGGCTTTTCCGAGATCAAGAGCTGCTCCGCCGAGGGGTGCCACGACCAGCGGGGCACCATGAAAATGGAAGGCAGCACCATCTATTACGCTTTCCACAAAAAATCGAGTCAAGCCAGCTGCCTGGGCTGCCATATGCAGCTCAAGAAAGCCGGTGAGCCCACCGGTCCTATCGGCTGCACGACCTGCCACGAGAAACAGGATTAA
- a CDS encoding (Fe-S)-binding protein, which produces MLENANTTPPTPGHHPPHVLDGPPVSTFTAALRDLLPEAGGLDMCLTCGLCASGCPASGLEGLDPRKFLRLIALGLEEEAINSPWVWMCTMCQRCIRVCPMQIDIPQLVYQARARWPREDRPKGIRGSCDQAINKETNSAMGAGAEDFEFVVADVLEEIQENQPDCAELQAPMNKKGAYFFLNQNSREPVTEPDEMVPLWKILNYVGADWTYSSVGWAAENYCMFLADDEAWESIVRNKVQAVENLGAKVWLNTEUGHEFYAVRAGLHKFGITPNFELDSIIRWYARWIREGLLPVNSDWNNDLGITFTVQDPCQLVRKSLGDPVAEDLRYVVRSVVGEANFREMYPNRSNNYCCGGGGGFLQSGYTEARHAYGQRKYEQIMATGAQYCIAPCHNCHSQIHDLSDHFQGGWHTVHLWTLICLSLGILGENEREYLGPELAEVALPSPSTEP; this is translated from the coding sequence ATGCTCGAAAACGCGAATACCACTCCGCCGACGCCGGGCCATCACCCGCCCCATGTATTGGACGGTCCCCCCGTCTCGACCTTCACCGCTGCCCTGCGGGACCTCCTCCCCGAGGCCGGCGGACTGGATATGTGTCTGACCTGCGGCCTGTGCGCCTCCGGGTGCCCCGCTTCCGGTCTTGAGGGGCTTGATCCCCGCAAATTTCTACGTCTTATCGCCCTGGGGCTGGAGGAGGAGGCCATCAACTCCCCCTGGGTCTGGATGTGCACCATGTGCCAGCGGTGCATCAGGGTCTGTCCCATGCAAATCGACATCCCCCAGCTTGTCTACCAGGCCCGGGCCCGGTGGCCCCGCGAGGACCGACCCAAGGGCATCCGCGGCTCCTGCGATCAGGCGATCAACAAGGAGACCAATTCGGCCATGGGCGCCGGGGCGGAAGACTTCGAATTCGTAGTCGCCGATGTCCTCGAAGAGATCCAGGAGAACCAGCCTGACTGCGCTGAACTCCAGGCGCCGATGAACAAGAAGGGGGCCTACTTTTTTCTCAACCAGAACTCCCGGGAGCCGGTCACCGAACCCGACGAGATGGTCCCGCTGTGGAAGATCCTCAACTACGTCGGCGCGGACTGGACCTATTCCTCCGTGGGCTGGGCCGCGGAAAATTACTGCATGTTCCTGGCCGATGACGAGGCCTGGGAATCCATTGTCCGCAACAAAGTCCAGGCTGTGGAGAATCTCGGGGCCAAGGTCTGGCTCAACACCGAGTGAGGCCACGAATTTTACGCGGTCCGGGCCGGACTGCACAAATTCGGGATCACCCCCAATTTCGAACTCGATTCCATCATTCGCTGGTACGCCCGCTGGATCCGCGAGGGGCTGCTGCCGGTGAATTCGGACTGGAACAACGATCTGGGCATCACCTTCACCGTCCAGGACCCCTGCCAGCTGGTCCGCAAATCTCTGGGCGATCCGGTGGCCGAGGATTTGCGCTACGTAGTCCGTTCCGTGGTCGGCGAAGCCAACTTCCGGGAGATGTACCCCAACCGCTCCAACAATTATTGTTGCGGCGGCGGGGGCGGCTTTCTCCAGTCCGGGTATACCGAAGCCCGACATGCCTACGGACAGCGTAAATACGAACAGATTATGGCCACGGGCGCCCAATACTGCATCGCGCCCTGCCACAACTGCCATTCGCAGATCCATGACCTGAGCGACCATTTCCAGGGCGGCTGGCACACCGTGCACCTCTGGACCCTGATCTGCCTCTCCCTGGGCATTCTTGGCGAAAACGAGCGGGAATATCTGGGGCCGGAACTGGCCGAAGTCGCCCTCCCGTCCCCAAGCACTGAGCCGTGA
- a CDS encoding universal stress protein encodes MFKDIVLAATSSQVTEAAADAAFAFARKHDARLIVTHVCGLPSPGWGAIEHMIPSGEVERIKKQIQEYYGERTCDLENCCYEVIPGVPHSELLRLARKVNADLIVMGTHTKEFAEKRAKMWGMAGSTLERVSQKARCPVMVVSRPVPETRMDFKNIVVATDFSYQAECAMLYAGQMARQYKAALHVFHVLENGSAGKMATDQEIDRVKQRMADEFDEKLKGVQEYHFETWEGTPAMEILKFARLKDADLIIMAHHSKETDPEKAYLGSTVAQVALNASCPTMSVNRHFDLRCALYD; translated from the coding sequence ATGTTTAAGGACATCGTTCTCGCCGCCACCTCGTCGCAGGTCACCGAAGCCGCTGCCGATGCAGCCTTCGCCTTTGCCCGGAAACACGATGCCCGACTCATTGTCACCCATGTCTGTGGCTTGCCCTCGCCTGGGTGGGGAGCCATAGAGCACATGATTCCATCGGGAGAAGTCGAGCGCATCAAGAAACAGATCCAGGAATACTACGGCGAACGGACCTGCGATCTGGAGAATTGCTGCTACGAAGTTATCCCCGGCGTCCCGCACAGCGAACTCCTGCGCCTGGCCCGCAAAGTCAACGCGGACCTTATTGTCATGGGCACGCACACCAAGGAGTTTGCCGAGAAGCGGGCCAAGATGTGGGGTATGGCCGGCTCGACCCTGGAACGTGTCAGCCAGAAGGCGCGCTGCCCGGTCATGGTCGTCTCCCGGCCGGTGCCCGAGACTCGCATGGACTTCAAAAACATTGTCGTGGCCACGGATTTCTCCTACCAGGCCGAGTGCGCCATGCTCTATGCCGGGCAGATGGCCCGCCAATACAAGGCGGCCCTGCACGTCTTCCACGTCCTGGAAAACGGCTCCGCCGGCAAGATGGCCACGGACCAGGAGATCGACCGGGTCAAACAGCGCATGGCCGATGAGTTTGATGAAAAGCTCAAAGGGGTCCAGGAATACCACTTTGAAACCTGGGAAGGCACGCCGGCCATGGAAATCCTCAAGTTCGCGCGCCTCAAGGACGCCGATCTGATCATCATGGCCCACCACTCCAAGGAAACCGACCCGGAAAAGGCCTATCTCGGCTCCACGGTGGCCCAGGTCGCCTTGAACGCCAGCTGCCCGACCATGAGCGTCAACCGCCACTTCGACCTGCGGTGCGCGCTGTATGATTAA
- a CDS encoding CoB--CoM heterodisulfide reductase iron-sulfur subunit B family protein: MRYAYYPGCSLTATAKEYDTSTRALCARLGITLEEIPDWTCCGASAVEPVSQLLTHVLPARNLALAEGLDENEGVLIPCSACYLNHLRVEMEDAPVPERKRRVNTVLAEEDLVYDGDHPVVVHLLEVLGRPEILETLTTETTSPLNGLRIAPYYGCQILRPFARFDDPEIPTSMEPILRAVGAEIHPWRLGNACCGASLMTTHKEVALHNVGRILHSAQGADAVVTVCPMCQLNLEGFQKNALHRFPDDEPLPILYLPQLIGLALGLTPGEVQLNKNLHAGEFVHGLAGLVPEKQPEADAVS; this comes from the coding sequence ATGCGCTACGCCTACTACCCCGGATGCTCCCTGACCGCCACGGCCAAGGAATACGACACGTCGACCCGAGCCCTGTGCGCCCGTCTCGGGATCACGCTGGAGGAGATCCCGGACTGGACCTGTTGCGGTGCCAGCGCGGTTGAGCCGGTCAGCCAATTGCTGACCCATGTCCTGCCGGCCCGCAATCTGGCCCTGGCCGAAGGCCTGGACGAAAACGAGGGGGTCCTCATCCCGTGCAGCGCCTGCTACCTGAACCATCTGCGGGTGGAAATGGAAGACGCTCCTGTCCCGGAACGCAAACGGCGGGTGAACACGGTCCTGGCTGAAGAAGACCTGGTCTACGACGGAGACCACCCGGTCGTCGTTCACCTGCTGGAAGTTCTGGGACGCCCAGAGATCCTGGAGACGTTGACGACCGAGACGACGTCGCCCCTCAACGGCCTGCGGATCGCCCCGTACTACGGTTGCCAGATCCTGCGCCCCTTCGCCCGCTTCGACGACCCGGAAATTCCCACGAGCATGGAGCCGATCCTCCGGGCCGTGGGAGCGGAGATCCATCCCTGGCGCCTGGGCAATGCCTGCTGCGGGGCCTCACTGATGACCACGCACAAGGAGGTCGCCCTGCACAATGTCGGACGCATCCTCCACAGCGCCCAGGGCGCCGACGCCGTGGTCACCGTCTGTCCCATGTGCCAGCTCAATCTGGAGGGATTTCAAAAAAACGCCCTGCACCGCTTTCCCGACGACGAGCCGCTACCGATTCTCTATCTGCCGCAATTGATCGGACTGGCGCTCGGCCTGACTCCTGGGGAGGTGCAGTTGAACAAGAATCTCCACGCCGGAGAGTTTGTCCACGGATTGGCGGGCCTGGTTCCGGAAAAGCAGCCGGAGGCGGACGCCGTCTCCTGA
- a CDS encoding 4Fe-4S dicluster domain-containing protein has product MTTTYSGSHEDAALQQLQDMVQACMQCGTCSASCPNSGAMDLTPRQVWRLVLLGQFEDIWHSHTFWLCSNCYTCTLRCPRGLPLTEAVNTLKRLAPRETLHDRRQAAFYEVFMDNVRRYGRVQEMDMMLHYFWAMRDPRVPMAFTPLGTKLLRRGKVHPGHPRVKGLGKLDRLFAKAQLMEGAPCATPTTPDAP; this is encoded by the coding sequence ATGACCACGACATATTCCGGTTCGCACGAAGACGCCGCTCTCCAGCAGCTCCAGGACATGGTCCAGGCCTGCATGCAATGCGGCACCTGCAGCGCCTCCTGTCCCAACAGCGGGGCCATGGATCTGACGCCCCGACAGGTCTGGCGGCTGGTGCTCCTCGGCCAGTTCGAGGACATCTGGCACAGCCACACCTTCTGGCTCTGCTCCAATTGCTACACCTGCACCCTGCGCTGCCCGCGCGGCCTGCCGCTGACCGAAGCCGTGAACACCCTCAAACGGCTGGCGCCGCGCGAGACGCTGCACGATCGGCGCCAAGCCGCGTTCTACGAGGTCTTTATGGACAATGTCCGCCGCTACGGCCGGGTCCAGGAAATGGACATGATGCTCCACTATTTCTGGGCCATGCGCGATCCCCGGGTGCCGATGGCCTTCACCCCCCTGGGGACCAAGCTCCTGCGCCGCGGTAAAGTCCACCCCGGCCATCCCCGCGTCAAAGGCCTCGGCAAATTGGACCGGCTTTTCGCCAAAGCCCAACTCATGGAAGGTGCCCCATGCGCTACGCCTACTACCCCGGATGCTCCCTGA